One segment of Theobroma cacao cultivar B97-61/B2 chromosome 9, Criollo_cocoa_genome_V2, whole genome shotgun sequence DNA contains the following:
- the LOC18590134 gene encoding protein FAR1-RELATED SEQUENCE 11 — MMSEDAGQMLVVYDDPSDQRSLSLDETSSTEESPDETQLSLETTDDAIPYIGQRFATHDAAYEFYSEFAKRCGFSIRRHRTEGKDGVGKGLTRRYFVCHRAGNTPLKTSNDGKPQRNRKSSRCGCQAYLRISKVTDLGPAEWRVTGFVNHHNHELLEPNQVRFLPAYRTISDTDKSRILMFAKTGISVQQMMRLMELEKCVEPGYLPFTEKDVRNLLQSFRKLDQEDESIDLLRMCKNIKEKDSNFKFEYTLDSNNRLENIAWSYASSVQSYDIFGDAVVFDTTHRLTAFDMPLGIWVGMNNYGMPCFFGCVLLREENLRSLSWALKAFLGFMDGKAPQTILTDQNMCLKEAIAIEMPTTKYALCIWMIVAKFPSWFNAVLGERYNEWKAEFYRLYNLESIEDFELGWKDMVDSFGLHTNRHIANLFALRSLWALPYLRSHFFAGMTTTGHSKAINAFIQRFLSAQTRLAHFVEQVAVAVDFKDQAAEQQTMQQNLQNICLKTGAPMESHAASILTPFAFSKLQEQLVLAAHYASFQMDDGFLVRHHTKLEGGRKVYWVPQEGIISCSCHQFEFSGILCRHALRVLSTGNCFQIPERYLPLRWRRFCTSPAKLLHSSPTDQTERIQLLQSMVSSLVAESAKSKERLDIATEQVSILLSRIREQPVTSQGVRDISPIHRNL; from the exons ATGATGTCTGAAGATGCTGGACAGATGTTGGTCGTGTATGATGATCCTTCAGATCAACGATCTTTGTCTTTAGATGAAACCAGTAGCACAGAGGAATCACCTGATGAAACCCAGCTTTCCCTAGAAACTACTGATGATGCCATTCCATATATCGGGCAGAGATTTGCTACTCATGATGCAGCTTATGAATTTTATAGTGAATTTGCAAAGCGATGTGGCTTTTCAATCCGTCGTCATCGTACAGAAGGAAAGGATGGGGTTGGCAAAGGACTTACAAGACGTTACTTTGTCTGTCATCGTGCTGGTAATACACCTCTCAAAACCTCAAATGATGGTAAACCCCAGAGAAACAGAAAATCATCCCGATGTGGATGTCAAGCTTACTTGCGGATAAGCAAAGTAACAGATTTAGGACCAGCAGAATGGCGTGTCACAGGGTTTGTGAACCACCACAATCATGAACTTTTAGAACCAAATCAAGTTCGTTTCCTTCCTGCATACCGAACCATATCAGATACAGATAAGAGCCGAATCCTTATGTTTGCAAAAACAGGAATCTCAGTGCAGCAAATGATGAGGCTGATGGAACTTGAGAAGTGTGTGGAGCCAGGATATCTACCTTTCACTGAGAAGGATGTGAGAAATTTACTTCAATCGTTCAGGAAATTAGATCAAGAAGATGAAAGCATAGATTTATTAAGAATGTGCAAAAACATAAAGGAGAAGGACTCCAACTTCAAATTTGAGTATACACTTGATTCAAACAACAGGTTAGAGAACATTGCCTGGTCATATGCATCATCAGTCCAGTCATATGATATCTTTGGTGATGCCGTGGTGTTTGACACGACTCATCGTTTGACTGCATTTGACATGCCACTTGGGATATGGGTTGGAATGAATAATTATGGCATGCCTTGCTTCTTTGGCTGTGTGCTTTTACGAGAAGAAAATTTGAGGTCATTGTCATGGGCATTAAAG GCATTCTTAGGGTTCATGGATGGGAAGGCACCACAGACAATATTAACTGACCAAAATATGTGTCTCAAAGAAGCCATAGCCATTGAAATGCCTACAACTAAATATGCACTCTGCATATGGATGATTGTGGCAAAATTTCCATCCTGGTTTAATGCTGTTTTGGGAGAACGTTACAACGAGTGGAAGGCTGAGTTTTATCGACTCTACAATTTAGAGTCAATTGAGGATTTTGAATTGGGCTGGAAGGACATGGTCGACTCTTTTGGGCTACACACTAACAGGCATATTGCCAACTTGTTTGCATTACGCTCATTGTGGGCTTTGCCATACTTGAGAAGCCATTTCTTTGCAGGAATGACAACAACTGGCCACTCAAAGGCAATTAATGCTTTCATTCAAAGATTTTTAAGTGCACAGACTCGGCTTGCCCATTTTGTGGAACAA GTTGCTGTTGCTGTGGATTTTAAAGATCAAGCTGCAGAACAACAGACAATGCAGCAGAATCTTCAAAACATCTGCCTAAAAACAGGAGCTCCTATGGAATCTCATGCTGCCTCTATCCTCACTCCTTTTGCCTTCTCTAAGCTTCAAGAACAACTAGTTTTAGCTGCTCACTATGCATCATTTCAGATGGATGATGGCTTTCTTGTACGACATCATACAAAACTCGAGGGAGGCCGGAAAGTGTATTGGGTTCCTCAAGAAGGCATTATAAGTTGCAGCTGCCATCAGTTTGAGTTCTCTGGAATTCTTTGTCGGCATGCCCTTCGAGTTCTCTCAACTGGAAATTGCTTTCAGATTCCAGAGAGATATCTCCCTCTCCGCTGGAGACGGTTCTGCACATCACCTGCGAAGCTTCTGCATAGTTCTCCAACTGATCAAACAGAGAGGATTCAGTTGTTGCAGAGCATGGTATCAAGCCTTGTAGCAGAATCTGCCAAGTCAAAGGAGAGGTTGGATATTGCTACTGAGCAAGTCTCTATTCTTTTATCTCGCATAAGAGAGCAGCCAGTTACATCACAAGGTGTGCGAGATATTTCCCCTATTCATAGGAATCTTTGA